In one window of Chryseobacterium phocaeense DNA:
- a CDS encoding MFS transporter, whose translation MDQSEKAEKGSPRFRYIKLCIFFSGLSVFAQLYLFQPMLPTVADYFKTTAGDSSLLVSSSTIGMALGLLFFAFKADSYSRKGLMTFSLVLSAVLTMISAWIPSLDLLIATGVLKGFVVSGVSAVALAYLTEEVHISVVALAISTYLSGNTIGGMGGRILATILAGEFGWRNAVLIIGIESLLLGLVFWKLFPESRFFNPQKTDYSLKVKQMKRFLTDAYMLRLYFTAALLMGAFVSVYNYLTFRLEDPPFSLSHFVIAFIFLMYIFGVFGTMITSRLSQKFSRNFILKGSVLFMLLGTLFLLSENMYVLISGLGLFTLAFFAAHTMASQMTALHARHGKSSATSIYWLFYYFGSSILGSGTGYVLHAFSWNIFIVVLLVSVGISFVLALKNKDL comes from the coding sequence ATGGATCAATCTGAAAAAGCAGAAAAAGGAAGCCCTCGTTTCCGGTATATAAAACTTTGTATTTTCTTTTCGGGACTTTCAGTATTTGCACAGCTCTATCTTTTTCAGCCCATGCTGCCTACTGTAGCAGATTATTTTAAAACAACAGCCGGAGACAGCTCACTTCTCGTCTCCTCTTCTACCATAGGAATGGCTTTAGGCCTTCTGTTTTTTGCTTTTAAGGCGGACAGCTATTCAAGAAAAGGCCTGATGACGTTTTCATTGGTGTTATCTGCTGTTCTCACCATGATCTCAGCATGGATACCGAGTCTTGATCTGCTGATCGCAACCGGAGTTTTAAAGGGGTTTGTCGTGTCCGGTGTATCAGCCGTTGCTTTGGCTTATCTTACTGAGGAAGTTCATATTTCCGTAGTGGCACTGGCCATCAGCACTTACCTAAGCGGAAATACCATCGGCGGAATGGGCGGAAGAATACTGGCGACTATTCTTGCCGGTGAATTCGGATGGCGTAATGCTGTACTGATTATAGGAATAGAAAGTCTTCTGCTGGGTCTTGTATTCTGGAAGCTGTTTCCGGAATCCAGATTTTTTAATCCGCAAAAAACGGATTATTCCCTCAAAGTAAAACAAATGAAAAGGTTTCTTACGGATGCCTATATGCTGCGGCTCTACTTTACAGCGGCCCTTCTGATGGGTGCTTTTGTAAGTGTTTACAATTATTTAACCTTCAGGCTGGAAGACCCGCCGTTCTCCTTAAGCCATTTTGTGATCGCCTTTATTTTTTTAATGTATATTTTCGGGGTATTCGGAACGATGATCACGAGCAGGCTTTCTCAAAAGTTCAGCCGTAATTTTATCCTTAAAGGTTCAGTTCTTTTTATGCTTCTGGGTACCTTATTCTTGTTGTCGGAAAATATGTATGTGCTTATTTCAGGCCTTGGATTGTTTACTCTGGCATTTTTTGCTGCCCATACCATGGCGAGCCAGATGACTGCCCTTCATGCCAGACACGGAAAATCTTCTGCCACTTCCATTTACTGGCTGTTTTATTATTTTGGTTCCAGCATTCTGGGAAGTGGTACCGGATATGTCCTTCATGCATTTTCGTGGAATATATTTATTGTGGTTCTGTTAGTTTCTGTCGGAATTTCCTTTGTTCTTGCTTTAAAAAACAAAGACTTGTAG